The following proteins are encoded in a genomic region of Salvia miltiorrhiza cultivar Shanhuang (shh) unplaced genomic scaffold, IMPLAD_Smil_shh fragScaff_scaffold_19_1, whole genome shotgun sequence:
- the LOC131002774 gene encoding protein NRT1/ PTR FAMILY 2.11-like: protein METKEKENTELEVPTLDHDDDEAEINYRGLKVMPFIIGNETFEKLGAIGTLSNLQVYLTTVFNMKRISATSVVNIFNGTTNLATLLGAYLSDTYLGRYKTLGYGSVASLLGLLVVSLTAVFRNLHPPHCDNPGGSCVGADAGQMAFLVLGFSLMVVGAGGIRPCNLAFGADQFNPKTESGKRGIDSFFNWYYFTVTFAEIVSVTLVVYVQSNVSWSIGLAIPAIFMFVSCFLYFVASKMYVKVLPEGSPLASLAQVAVAAARKRRLSSPEQPWISLFSYTPPKSLNTKLPYTDQFRFLDKAAIISADDKINPEGSAAMPWRLCSMQQVEEAKCILRVIPVSLTAVLYHIGAQQQYVVFQALQSDRRLGTTSFEIPAASYVIFAMLTITLWVPLYDRLLKNRARITVLQRIGIGLFITIIESLVGALVERRRREAALSGASPMSAMWLVPQLALGGLAEAFNAIGQLEFYYKQFPENMRSIAGAFFFLGSAASNYAYSFLISTVHRMTAGDATGNWLPEDLNEGRLDYFYYLVAVLCALNFCYFLVCATWYRYKGAADGGAAAEMETKKLDHHSA from the exons ATGGAGAcgaaagagaaagaaaacaCAGAGCTGGAGGTTCCAACACTCGATCATGACGATGATGAAGCTGAGATCAACTACAGAGGCCTCAAAGTGATGCCTTTCATCATCG GAAATGAAACATTCGAAAAATTGGGAGCAATCGGCACGCTGTCGAATCTCCAAGTGTATCTAACCACAGTCTTCAACATGAAACGCATCTCCGCAACTTCAGTTGTCAACATCTTCAACGGCACCACCAACCTCGCCACCTTGCTCGGAGCTTACCTCAGCGACACCTACCTCGGTCGCTACAAGACCCTCGGATATGGCTCCGTCGCCTCCTTGCTT GGCTTGTTGGTGGTGAGTCTCACGGCGGTGTTCCGGAACCTCCACCCACCGCACTGCGACAACCCCGGTGGTAGCTGTGTGGGGGCGGATGCCGGGCAGATGGCGTTCCTAGTGCTGGGCTTCAGCCTGATGGTGGTAGGAGCCGGCGGCATTAGGCCGTGCAACCTGGCGTTCGGCGCGGATCAGTTCAATCCCAAGACGGAGTCCGGGAAGAGGGGGATCGacagcttcttcaactggtaTTACTTCACGGTGACGTTCGCGGAGATAGTGTCGGTGACGCTCGTCGTGTACGTGCAGTCCAACGTGAGCTGGTCGATCGGGCTCGCCATCCCGGCCATCTTCATGTTCGTCTCGTGTTTCCTCTATTTCGTGGCCTCCAAGATGTATGTGAAGGTGCTGCCGGAGGGGAGCCCCCTCGCCAGTTTGGCTCAGGTGGCCGTGGCCGCCGCCAGGAAGAGGCGCCTGAGCTCGCCGGAGCAGCCGTGGATCAGCTTGTTCAGCTATACGCCGCCTAAGTCTCTCAATACCAAGCTGCCCTACACTGATCAGTTCAG ATTCCTGGACAAAGCTGCAATCATAAGTGCAGATGACAAGATAAACCCAGAAGGGTCGGCTGCAATGCCATGGCGGCTGTGCAGCATGCAGCAAGTGGAAGAAGCCAAATGCATCCTCCGCGTCATCCCGGTGTCCCTCACCGCCGTGCTCTACCACATCGGCGCCCAGCAGCAATACGTGGTCTTCCAAGCCCTCCAATCGGACCGCCGCCTCGGCACCACCTCCTTCGAGATCCCCGCCGCCTCCTACGTCATCTTCGCCATGCTCACCATCACCCTCTGGGTTCCCCTCTACGACCGCCTCCTCAAAAACCGCGCCCGCATCACCGTCCTTCAGAGAATAGGCATCGGCCTCTTCATCACAATCATCGAGTCCCTCGTCGGGGCATTGGTGGAGCGGCGCCGGCGGGAGGCTGCGCTGAGCGGCGCGTCGCCCATGTCGGCGATGTGGCTGGTGCCGCAGCTGGCGCTGGGGGGCTTGGCGGAGGCGTTCAACGCGATCGGGCAGCTGGAGTTCTACTACAAGCAGTTCCCGGAGAATATGCGGAGCATCGCCGGGGCGTTTTTCTTCTTGGGAAGCGCCGCGTCCAACTACGCCTACAGCTTTCTCATATCGACGGTGCATAGGATGACGGCCGGGGATGCCACGGGGAACTGGCTGCCGGAGGATCTCAACGAGGGCAGGCTCGATTACTTCTACTACCTGGTTGCCGTGCTCTGCGCTCTCAATTTCTGTTACTTTCTCGTCTGCGCCACCTGGTATAGGTACAAGGGCGCTGCAgatggcggcgccgccgccgagATGGAGACCAAGAAACTCGATCATCATTCTGCGTGA